Proteins from one Triticum aestivum cultivar Chinese Spring chromosome 7A, IWGSC CS RefSeq v2.1, whole genome shotgun sequence genomic window:
- the LOC123152045 gene encoding growth-regulating factor 2 isoform X2, producing MMLGGHGGGGGRCLFTASQWRELEHQALIYKYMAAGSQVPHELVLPLRHRDAAAFAGIDTAPSVACYPPPQPSLGWGLYGAGAQYARKPEDPEPGRCRRTDGKKWRCSREAYGESKYCDRHMHRGKNRSRKPVEPMSSSSVSSPAASYRQTTLSMSPPTPADTPSYGHGHLRAAASQSQINPLQLHLDTPSPPPSYHRYAPAQQYGGSFFPSRQQVQEEAEAEARRRQHFLALGADLSLDKPDATTAASSTTEEKPLRRFFDEWPRDGNAVEVRPWNMGHRDETLLSMSIPTTTASHPDLAAYRHHNDE from the exons ATGATGCTGggagggcacggcggcggcggcgggaggtgcCTGTTCACGGCGTCGCAGTGGCGGGAGCTGGAGCACCAGGCGCTCATCTACAAGTACATGGCCGCCGGCTCGCAGGTGCCCCACGAGCTGGTcctcccgctccgccaccgcgacgccgccgccttcgccggcaTCGACACCGCCCCCTCCGTCGCCTGCTACCCTCCTCCGCAGCCCTCCC TGGGGTGGGGGCTCTACGGGGCGGGGGCGCAGTACGCGCGGAAGCCGGAGGACCCGGAGCCCGGGCGGTGCCGGCGGACGGACGGCAAGAAGTGGCGCTGCTCCAGGGAGGCGTACGGGGAGTCCAAGTACTGCGACAGGCACATGCACCGCGGCAAGAACCGTTCAAGAAAGCCTGTGGAaccgatgagctcctcctccgtcTCCTCCCCGGCCGCCTCCTACCGCCAGACCACCCTCTCCATGTCGCCCCCCACGCCGGCCGACACGCCCAGCTACGGCCACGGCCACCTCCGCGCAGCTGCTTCTCAGAGCCAGATAAACCCTCTCCagctccacctcgacaccccgtcgcccccgccgtccTACCACAGGTACGCGCCGGCGCAGCAGTACGGGGGCTCCTTCTTCCCGAGCAGGCAGCAGGtgcaggaggaggccgaggcggaggcgaggcggcggcagcaCTTCCTGGCTCTCGGCGCCGACCTGAGCCTGGACAAGCCGGACGCCACCACCGCGGCGTCCTCGACAACCGAGGAGAAGCCGCTGCGGCGCTTCTTCGACGAGTGGCCGCGCGACGGGAACGCCGTCGAGGTTCGGCCCTGGAATATGGGCCACCGGGACGAGACGCTGCTCTCCATGTCCATCCCCACGACGACGGCCTCGCACCCCGACCTCGCCGCCTACCGCCACCACAACG ATGAATAA
- the LOC123152045 gene encoding growth-regulating factor 2 isoform X1, with translation MMLGGHGGGGGRCLFTASQWRELEHQALIYKYMAAGSQVPHELVLPLRHRDAAAFAGIDTAPSVACYPPPQPSLGWGLYGAGAQYARKPEDPEPGRCRRTDGKKWRCSREAYGESKYCDRHMHRGKNRSRKPVEPMSSSSVSSPAASYRQTTLSMSPPTPADTPSYGHGHLRAAASQSQINPLQLHLDTPSPPPSYHRYAPAQQYGGSFFPSRQQVQEEAEAEARRRQHFLALGADLSLDKPDATTAASSTTEEKPLRRFFDEWPRDGNAVEVRPWNMGHRDETLLSMSIPTTTASHPDLAAYRHHNADE, from the exons ATGATGCTGggagggcacggcggcggcggcgggaggtgcCTGTTCACGGCGTCGCAGTGGCGGGAGCTGGAGCACCAGGCGCTCATCTACAAGTACATGGCCGCCGGCTCGCAGGTGCCCCACGAGCTGGTcctcccgctccgccaccgcgacgccgccgccttcgccggcaTCGACACCGCCCCCTCCGTCGCCTGCTACCCTCCTCCGCAGCCCTCCC TGGGGTGGGGGCTCTACGGGGCGGGGGCGCAGTACGCGCGGAAGCCGGAGGACCCGGAGCCCGGGCGGTGCCGGCGGACGGACGGCAAGAAGTGGCGCTGCTCCAGGGAGGCGTACGGGGAGTCCAAGTACTGCGACAGGCACATGCACCGCGGCAAGAACCGTTCAAGAAAGCCTGTGGAaccgatgagctcctcctccgtcTCCTCCCCGGCCGCCTCCTACCGCCAGACCACCCTCTCCATGTCGCCCCCCACGCCGGCCGACACGCCCAGCTACGGCCACGGCCACCTCCGCGCAGCTGCTTCTCAGAGCCAGATAAACCCTCTCCagctccacctcgacaccccgtcgcccccgccgtccTACCACAGGTACGCGCCGGCGCAGCAGTACGGGGGCTCCTTCTTCCCGAGCAGGCAGCAGGtgcaggaggaggccgaggcggaggcgaggcggcggcagcaCTTCCTGGCTCTCGGCGCCGACCTGAGCCTGGACAAGCCGGACGCCACCACCGCGGCGTCCTCGACAACCGAGGAGAAGCCGCTGCGGCGCTTCTTCGACGAGTGGCCGCGCGACGGGAACGCCGTCGAGGTTCGGCCCTGGAATATGGGCCACCGGGACGAGACGCTGCTCTCCATGTCCATCCCCACGACGACGGCCTCGCACCCCGACCTCGCCGCCTACCGCCACCACAACG CAGATGAATAA